The following coding sequences are from one Xiphophorus couchianus chromosome 7, X_couchianus-1.0, whole genome shotgun sequence window:
- the LOC114148709 gene encoding piggyBac transposable element-derived protein 3-like: MYHFFGASILMSCIPYPQIRMFWFTNLRVPAISDTMRRDRFFKLRSHLKVVIDDDIPEDRKTDKLWKVRPFMNRILKGCHAQARPESISIDEQMIPFTGGCPFRQYVPLKPNSVGMKNFVLATADGVVLDFEVYQGSKELAAQVLDAEGLGLGALVLKRLTKTVHPGTKVYCDRFFTTTSAAESMLEKQVYLTGTVMKNRIPKAMQKLPSDKIMKQQGRGTSASVVRGDGKLNGVKWFDNKPVLMLSAVHTKEPENTCQRWSKKDKCYLTIRRPNIVQEYNAKMGQNDELLQDERVNKEVDDSHAYALHGSCSGQQLAAVSQRSSRTRYPKKGYHEVPRVPHGRGSGVPQQV, translated from the exons ATGTACCACTTTTTTGGAGCATCCATCTTGATGTCCTGCATCCCTTACCCACAAATCCGCATGTTCTGGTTCACTAACCTGAGAGTCCCTGCCATTAGTGACACAATGAGACGCGACCGATTCTTCAAGCTGAGGAGCCATCTGAAGGTGGTAATTGATGACGACATTCCTGAAGAcaggaaaacagacaaattGTGGAAGGTGAGGCCTTTCATGAATCGCATACTCAAAGGCTGCCATGCTCAGGCCCGACCAGAATCCATCTCAATAGATGAACAGATGATACCATTCACTGGAGGCTGTCCGTTCCGCCAGTATGTGCCGCTAAAGCCAAATTCAGTTGGCATGAAGAATTTTGTCCTGGCAACAGCAGATGGCGTCGTTCTCGACTTTGAAGTTTACCAAGGTTCAAAGGAACTGGCTGCACAGGTACTGGATGCAGAAGGATTGGGTTTGGGAGCCCTGGTCCTCAAACGCCTGACAAAAACAGTACATCCTGGTACAAAGGTGTACTGCGATAGGTTCTTCACCACCACATCAGCTGCGGAATCCATGCTGGAGAAGcag gtgTACCTAACTGGTACAGTCATGAAGAACAGGATCCCAAAAGCAATGCAGAAGCTTCCAAGTGACAAGATCATGAAGCAGCAAGGCAGAGGTACCTCCGCATCAGTTGTCAGGGGAGATGGGAAACTGAATGGTGTGAAATGGTTTGACAACAAGCCCGTCCTGATGCTCTCTGCTGTCCACACTAAGGAGCCAGAGAATACCTGCCAGCGGTGGTCCAAGAAGGACAAATGCTACTTAACCATCAGACGACCAAATATTGTACAGGAGTACAATGCAAAGATGGGACAGAATGATGAGCTACTACAGGATGAGCGTGTGAACAAAGAAGTGGACGATTCGCATGCTTATGCACTTCATGGATCTTGCTCTGGCCAACAGCTGGCTGCTGTATCGCAGAGATCATCAAGAACACGGTACCCCAAGAAAGGCTATCATGAAGTTCCTCGCGTTCCGCATGGACGTGGCTCAGGTGTTCCTCAACAAGTGTGA